In uncultured Desulfuromusa sp., a genomic segment contains:
- a CDS encoding AzlD domain-containing protein — protein sequence MNFFDYLFLFSGMGLVTYLPRALPLIYLAHKKLPPGLTDWLSLIPVAVLSALLAPSLFIETADRSLSLGKTEFIVAIPTLIFALKTRSLGGTVLVGMLLYWLAGFFI from the coding sequence ATGAATTTCTTTGATTATCTATTTTTATTTTCCGGTATGGGCCTGGTCACTTATCTCCCGAGAGCGTTACCACTCATTTATCTGGCTCATAAAAAATTACCCCCAGGACTGACTGACTGGTTAAGCCTGATCCCGGTTGCTGTTTTGAGCGCCCTGCTCGCTCCATCTCTTTTTATTGAGACCGCAGATCGCAGTTTATCATTGGGGAAAACGGAATTTATCGTTGCCATTCCGACATTGATCTTTGCCCTGAAAACCCGTAGCCTTGGCGGCACGGTTCTGGTCGGTATGTTACTTTACTGGCTGGCAGGGTTTTTTATTTAA
- the yhbY gene encoding ribosome assembly RNA-binding protein YhbY, which yields MKLTGKQAHYLRGLGHHLKPVVMIGKDEVNEAIIAATDEALNIHELIKVKLQEGCIGDRKDIAAELAAATEASVAQILGKNFLLYRESEEKKIKLPAVK from the coding sequence ATGAAATTAACAGGGAAGCAAGCTCATTATTTAAGAGGGCTGGGACATCATTTAAAACCAGTTGTCATGATCGGTAAAGATGAAGTTAATGAAGCTATTATTGCTGCTACGGATGAGGCTCTGAATATTCACGAATTGATTAAGGTGAAATTACAAGAAGGCTGTATAGGGGATCGAAAAGATATTGCCGCAGAACTGGCAGCGGCCACAGAAGCAAGTGTCGCTCAGATTTTGGGTAAGAACTTTCTTCTCTATCGGGAATCTGAAGAAAAAAAGATTAAACTTCCTGCAGTCAAGTAA
- a CDS encoding AzlC family ABC transporter permease, giving the protein MPLNKSTLKEGAVAAWPICLGYIPIGLALGVLAQQAGLSWWTVAMMSVLVFAGSAQFICVAMLAAGASVAAIIFTTLIVNLRHALMSSALAIYLSGINRKFLAVFSYGITDESFAVNMSRFRDGDWNSWQALTVNHIANLVWIFATITGSLVGQLVPQGAFGIDYALTGMFICLLVFQFHGRIYIITGLLSALISIAWYILIPGDSYIVGASICAATLGFLLQRRYRKNK; this is encoded by the coding sequence ATGCCATTAAATAAATCAACCTTAAAAGAAGGTGCTGTTGCCGCTTGGCCTATATGTCTGGGATATATACCGATTGGTTTAGCTTTGGGGGTATTGGCCCAGCAAGCCGGGTTATCCTGGTGGACGGTTGCAATGATGTCGGTTTTGGTTTTTGCCGGGAGTGCACAATTTATTTGCGTTGCTATGTTGGCAGCGGGAGCATCCGTTGCTGCCATCATTTTTACAACTCTGATTGTTAATCTTCGTCATGCTCTTATGAGTTCGGCGCTGGCAATTTATTTATCCGGAATTAACAGAAAATTTCTAGCTGTTTTTTCCTATGGAATCACCGACGAAAGCTTTGCCGTCAATATGTCCCGATTTCGGGACGGTGACTGGAATAGTTGGCAAGCATTGACCGTTAACCATATTGCCAATCTTGTTTGGATCTTTGCAACCATTACAGGTTCACTGGTAGGACAGCTTGTGCCCCAGGGAGCTTTTGGAATTGATTACGCTCTGACCGGAATGTTTATCTGTCTTCTGGTCTTTCAATTTCACGGCAGGATATACATTATAACCGGGCTCCTGTCGGCTCTCATTTCGATTGCCTGGTATATTCTGATTCCAGGAGACTCTTACATTGTCGGAGCTTCAATCTGTGCTGCCACTCTCGGTTTTTTACTGCAGCGGCGTTATCGGAAAAACAAATGA